From Danio rerio strain Tuebingen ecotype United States chromosome 2, GRCz12tu, whole genome shotgun sequence:
ggtaggctacaaataattaattggtcattaattaattaattattcataatcgaaaatcgaatcgtgcctttagaatcgaaaatgtaatcgaatcgaggattcggagaatcgtgacacccttagtattagcacagttttgcttaaaatattacaTCATGGGTGACATGTCAAAGTTCAAAAGAGGACAATTGTTGTCTCGCTGgtgcatctgtgaccaagacagcaagtctttgtcATGTATAAAAAGCCACGGTATCAAGGGTAATGTCAGGACACCACCAAGAGGAAGAACCACATCCAACAGAAGCAACCGTGGACgcaagaggaagctgtctgaaagggattgtatctaaaaaaaaaacattaaacctcAGCTGCCCAgttcactgcagaattaaatgtgcagcTCAACTCTCCtatttccaccaaaactgttgaTCAAGAGCTCCAAAGGGGCAATATACAAAGCCGGGCTGCTCTAGTCAAACCTTTGGTCACTTATGCCAATGCCAAACGTTGGCttcaatggtgccagcagtgAACATCTtaggctgtggacaatgtgaaaacatgtattgttctctgattaGTCCACCTTCACCGTCCTTCACTCATCTgggagagttatggtgtggaaAAGCCCCAAATAAGAGTACAACTCAGATTGtggcatgcccagagtgaagcattggggtggatcagtgatggtttgggctgcaatatcatgacaTTCCCCGAGCCCAATACTTGAGCTAGATGGGTgcatcactgccaaggactaccgagccattctggaggaccatgtgcacatAATGGTTTAAACACTATTCTGAAGTCAGACCTGTGTATCAGGacgataatgcaccaatacacagtTTCATTGTTCAACCcctgtatatgtacatatatttatacataaacaAGTTTCAGTATGGAATTTTATGTTtcaattgatttttaaaatagaTATTAATATATTCAACAATGTTTCACATATACACCTTTTATTGGATATTTTCTCactttctgaccattctctgtaaggCCTAGAGATAGTTATGCATGAaaaacccagtagatcagcagtttctgaaatactcagagcagcccgcctggcacaaacaaccatgccacatattcaaagtcatttaaatcaccttccccattctgatgctcgctttgaactgcagcaatcatcttgaccatgtctatttGTCTTGAccatgagttgctgccatgtgattggctgattagaaatttgcgttaacaagcagttggacaggtgtacctaataatgtggctggCGAGTGTATGAGAATATAGTGTGCTTCTGTATAGGAGgagatttaaaaattaaacatctcGGTGACGGAaggaaaaacaaaaggcaaagtgtagaaaaaaaacagacaattgTCAATCTTGCATAGTTGGAACCAGGAACATGCAGATTCttgtggtaaagtctagatcgaatAGGCGGCCGGCCGGACATGCAATATGCACATCAATTAAAGTAGCCAATTAATGACACTGTATGacaatcattaatatttttacagtactgtgacggttgggtttagggttggggtaggtgttaataaaatacaaaaaatgagaaatttaataaataattcttgttaacttcggactgcaaccatatctgatctagcaacaaccctttCTTGTTGACTTTGCATTATATGTAAATGCTGCATTAGTCAGATTCTAACCTGTCTCCTCCACCTTTGTCAGGATCCTGAAGCTCAAAGCTGCCATAGCTGTAAACACCAGATGCAGAGCTTACATGCTTCCGTGGAACAAATCCCACAATCTGATCTGGGAAttgctaaaacacacacaaaaaaaataaataagtaaataaaaacaggaTTATTTGTCTGTGAAAAGAAggctgcatgatactgggaaTATATGTGATTATATTGATGTAGGAATATACCTTCCAGACAGAAAATGCGAAGCTGATATCAGGAACACTCAGCAATATGTCATCGTCCAGCATCAAAACAGCTGTTTAGGTGAGAGAGAGAGTAGGTCAGTATTCAGTAAAACACAGCGATAAAGTTATAtagcaaaatcaaacaaaaataatacttctgtcatcatttactctctgaCTAACTTGGGGGAcctattttgcaaaaataaataaatttacaaaaatgtaaaaactgtacaATACGTTATCACACCATGCTATAATATACAAACCATAACTTATTCTACAATGAGTATGCATTTCATTTCAGAATTATAAcaattatttcaaatatttataataaatagagAGAGatatagagggatggatggatgggtaaataaacagatgaaatgatggatggatggatggatggatggatggatggataaataaaaagatgaaaggatggatagatggatggatggaataaaaaagagagatggataattggatgaaataatagatatggatggatggatagatggatggaaggaaggacagACAgattaaatgatggatggatgagtaaTAAATAGAAATAGAGATATAAAAGgtcggatggatagatggaataatatatagagatatgGAAAGAAGGatgaaataataaatagagaTATAGaggtatggatgaatggatgagtaaatgaacaaatggatggatggattgaataaTAGATATAGATGGGTGGAAGGATGAAATAAAGagatatggatggatgatagatgaaatgataaaaagagatatggattgatagattgatggatggatggatggatggatggatggatggaggaaaggATAGAcagataaaatgatggatggatggatttagagagagagagagatttaattttattgccatttcagcttctatggctatatcatggcaaaaagaaaatagatcaagtaaaaatattctaacaattaaaagtcatcaacagcaataaataatgtacaaggtaaaatatataaataataataataatgataatatataagataaaaatctaaaacagttttttaagatttccttttgataaaaattctATAACTTTAGATGGATTcacgtttaaaaatatttcctttaaagtctctccagataaatattgttttctgataacattaaaaatggggcattccacaagaatatgtttaacTTGGATGGatttatgaatggatgaataataaATAGAGATAGAGATATAATGGGACGGAAGGATAgatgaaataataaatagatggaaggatagatagacatgtgaaatgatggatggaataataaatagatggagggatggatggaaaaaGGGGTAGACAGACAggtgaaatgatggatggatggaataataaatagatgggagggatggatggaagaaaggaTAGATAAGACAGGtaaattgatggatgaatggaataaTAAATAGATGGAGGGATGGGTGGAAGAAAGAATAGATAGACAGGTGAAATGATGTATGGAAGGATGAAATGAtaatagagagatggatggaaggatgaaatAAATAGATATAGAGAGATGAAggacaaacaaatgaaatgatggatggatggacaggtgaaatgatggatggatgaaatgataaataaatggatggatggaagaaaggaTAGATAGACAggtgaaatgatggatggatggaataataaatagatggagggatggatggaagaaaggaTAGATAGACAGGTGAAATGATGGACGGAAGGAAGAAATGCTAAGTAGAGatatagagggatggatggaaggatgaaatAAACAGatatagagagatggatggacagacagacgaaattatagatggagggatggatggaaggaaggatagatagacaggtaaaatgatggatggatggatgaaataaatggatggatggatggatggatgaaataaatagatggaaggatggatggatggatgaatgaatgaatggataaatggaagGGAAGATAGAcaaataaaatgatggatggatggatggatgaaataataAACAGAGATATAGAGGGATGTATTTCTGGAAGGATGGAGAGACAGATGACatcatggattgatggatgaatggatgaattaaataataaacagagatatggatggattgatggattgatgatggatgaatgaatggatggatgaaataataAACAGAGACAGAGATATGGATGGGTGAGATATTGTGGTCACTTTTATGTCTTAAATGACAAAATCAATGCTGCTGTACCCAATCGTCCCGTACCTACCATCAGTCTTGACATCGGGGTGCATCATCAGTCGGTTGCGCATTCTGTTGACTCTCTGCTCCCTGAAGAGGACGGGCACAGGATGAGGGCCAAGCTCGTCCCACAGCCTCCTGGGTGGCGTTTCTCCTGGGTTGTTCCACACTATAATGATGCACTGCAGGTGAGGAACTGCCTGGTAATGGTTGAGGAGCCTCAGGAGAACATCGGTGCGGTTGTAGGTCTGCATAATTATAGTAAAGCTCTCCTCTGGGTCCGCCAGGGTTCGTGAGGTGTTGGAGCTTCGTCGGAGCTCTCGGAGAATATTGATGTCTTCATTGTTGGGCAGTAAAAAGGTCAGAGAGACTCCAGccagaagcagcagcaggataaaCCCGATGACGACGTGTGTTCGCACGCGGCCCAATGACCTGCAACAGCACAAGTGAACCCTGATGGCGACAAGAGGATTAAACAAATGCTTCACTCAACTTCATTGTG
This genomic window contains:
- the extl2 gene encoding exostosin-like 2; the protein is MRVHLCCCRSLGRVRTHVVIGFILLLLLAGVSLTFLLPNNEDINILRELRRSSNTSRTLADPEESFTIIMQTYNRTDVLLRLLNHYQAVPHLQCIIIVWNNPGETPPRRLWDELGPHPVPVLFREQRVNRMRNRLMMHPDVKTDAVLMLDDDILLSVPDISFAFSVWKQFPDQIVGFVPRKHVSSASGVYSYGSFELQDPDKGGGDRYSMILVGASFFHRRFLKQFQEQPAEVHTLLDRTQNCDDIAMNFIVARQLSKRPSGVFVKPVHMSNLEKDASSGFVGMWHRPEHMLQRSYCLNKLAQIYGHMPLRYSNIMITQLGFPSYANHKSRM